TCGTATATTTCTCCTACCGGGTGTTTGGCCCCAATACAAAAGCGTTCGGCGATTCCAAATACTTCTATGTCCGCACCGGCAGCACCTATAATGACGTGCTCGACGGGCTGGAAGACCAGGGCATCATCCGCAACCGCAACAGCTTCAACTGGGTGGCCAAAGAACTGGGATACCCCTCCCGCGTGAAAGCCGGTCGCTACAAAATAGCCCATGGCATGAGCAACTTCGACATCGCGAAACTGCTCCGCTCCGGTAAACAATCCCCGGTAGTACTGGTGATCAATAAACTGCGTACCAAACAGGACCTGGTCCGCAAAATCAGCAACAACCTGGAAGCCGATTCCAACGCGCTCCGCGCCCTGCTGACCGATCAGGTATATCTGCGTCAGTTCAGCCTCGACACCAATACCGTAATGTGCGCCGTGGTGCCTAATACGTATGAGTTCTACTGGAATACCAACGCGGAAACCGTCTTCAAAAAACTGGAAAAGGAAAGAGAGGAGTTCTGGACCAGCGAACGCCGGGAGAAAGCCAAAGCATTGAACCTTACACCAGTCCAGGTCACCATTCTTGCCTCTATTGTGGAAGAAGAAAGTAACAAGCTGGATGAAAAACCGATCATTTCCAGCGTATACCTGAACCGCTTCCGCAAAGGCATGCGCCTGCAGGCTGATCCTACCGTTAAATTTGCGCTCCAGGACTTCGGCCTGAAGAGAATACGCGAAGTGCATACCCAGTTCGATTCTCCGTATAACACTTACCGTTATGAGGGTTTCCCGCCGGGCCCTATCTGCACGCCGTCCGAAAAAACAATAAACGCCGTGCTGAACACACCGGAAACAGATTATTTGTACTTTTGCGCGAGGTCTGATTTTTCAGGCTACCATGCTTTTGCAGCCACTTACGCGGAACATCTGATCAATGCCAGAAAATATCAGGCTGAACTGAATAAAAGAGGATATTAATTCCCAAATAACTAAATAATAACATCGCTTTGGTTTTTAAACCCGAAAACATCATCTTCCGTTCACGTCCTTACCGCTGGTTGGTTAACAGGAGTAAAACCCTTATCCTGCCTGGCTTTGAAGGACTGCCACTGTATGATGTGCTGAAATATTTCGGGCAGGAAACCAAAGCAAGGGGCCTGGGTGACAGGGCCAGGGCGATTTCTTTCAACTTCCTGCTGGCCATTCCGCCTTTCTTCATTTTCCTGTTTACGCTCGTTCCCTATGTGCCGGTAAAAAACATAGAGCCTACGCTTTATGACCTGGCGCAGGACCTCACGCCCAACTACAACACCTATATGATCGTGCGGGAAATGATCCATGATTTCCTGTACACGCACCGCAACGGCCTGCTGTCGGTAGCTTTCCTGATGGGCTTTTTTTATTCTTCCAATGGCGTAATGGGCATCCTGCGCTCCTTCAGTAAAATAGAAGGCGCTGGTTTCCGCAGGCGTAAATGGTGGCAGAACCGCCTGATCGCCCTGGAACTGACGCTCATACTGGTCATCCTGCTACTGGTGACCGTGGCGCTGATCATCATCCAGGGCGCCACCCTCCGCTGGCTGTTTAACCTCACCGGCGTACAAAACGCACGGCTGCTCAGTCTTAT
The Chitinophaga varians genome window above contains:
- the mltG gene encoding endolytic transglycosylase MltG; this encodes MAKKRKPTNVWLKRSLVIAGCLAAGILVYFSYRVFGPNTKAFGDSKYFYVRTGSTYNDVLDGLEDQGIIRNRNSFNWVAKELGYPSRVKAGRYKIAHGMSNFDIAKLLRSGKQSPVVLVINKLRTKQDLVRKISNNLEADSNALRALLTDQVYLRQFSLDTNTVMCAVVPNTYEFYWNTNAETVFKKLEKEREEFWTSERREKAKALNLTPVQVTILASIVEEESNKLDEKPIISSVYLNRFRKGMRLQADPTVKFALQDFGLKRIREVHTQFDSPYNTYRYEGFPPGPICTPSEKTINAVLNTPETDYLYFCARSDFSGYHAFAATYAEHLINARKYQAELNKRGY
- a CDS encoding YihY/virulence factor BrkB family protein, whose protein sequence is MVFKPENIIFRSRPYRWLVNRSKTLILPGFEGLPLYDVLKYFGQETKARGLGDRARAISFNFLLAIPPFFIFLFTLVPYVPVKNIEPTLYDLAQDLTPNYNTYMIVREMIHDFLYTHRNGLLSVAFLMGFFYSSNGVMGILRSFSKIEGAGFRRRKWWQNRLIALELTLILVILLLVTVALIIIQGATLRWLFNLTGVQNARLLSLIDVARWVFIVFLFYSVNSVLYRIGAATTKRWKFITAGATVSTIFMIVVTIGFSYFVNHFGNYNKIYGSIGTILILMLWVFFNSFILLVGFELNASIRALSDARQEKEQEQEKPAASPLLR